The Vidua macroura isolate BioBank_ID:100142 chromosome 11, ASM2450914v1, whole genome shotgun sequence genome includes a region encoding these proteins:
- the SIAH1 gene encoding E3 ubiquitin-protein ligase SIAH1 isoform X2: MSRQTATALPTGTSKCTPSQRVPALTGTTASNNDLASLFECPVCFDYVLPPILQCQSGHLVCSNCRPKLTCCPTCRGPLGSIRNLAMEKVANSVLFPCKYASSGCEITLPHTEKADHEELCEFRPYSCPCPGASCKWQGSLDAVMPHLMHQHKSITTLQGEDIVFLATDINLPGAVDWVMMQSCFGFHFMLVLEKQEKYDGHQQFFAIVQLIGTRKQAENFAYRLELNGHRRRLTWEATPRSIHEGIATAIMNSDCLVFDTSIAQLFAENGNLGINVTISMC, from the coding sequence ATGAGCCGTCAGACCGCTACAGCACTACCCACAGGTACCTCCAAGTGCACGCCATCGCAGAGGGTGCCCGCGCTGACGGGCACCACAGCTTCCAACAATGACTTGGCCAGTCTCTTTGAGTGTCCTGTGTGCTTTGACTATGTGCTGCCACCCATCCTGCAGTGTCAGAGTGGCCATCTGGTCTGTAGCAACTGTCGCCCCAAACTCACGTGCTGCCCCACTTGCCGAGGCCCGCTGGGCTCCATCCGTAACCTGGCTATGGAGAAAGTTGCCAATTCCGTACTATTCCCGTGTAAATACGCCTCTTCCGGCTGCGAGATAACTTTGccacacacagaaaaagcagaCCATGAGGAGCTGTGTGAGTTTAGGCCTTACTCTTGTCCCTGTCCCGGTGCTTCATGTAAATGGCAAGGCTCTCTGGATGCTGTCATGCCGCACCTGATGCATCAGCATAAGTCAATTACAACGCTGCAGGGAGAAGATATAGTGTTCCTGGCCACGGACATTAATCTTCCTGGTGCTGTTGACTGGGTTATGATGCAGTCTTGTTTTGGCTTTCATTTCATGCTAGTGTtggagaaacaggaaaagtaTGATGGTCACCAGCAGTTCTTTGCAATTGTACAGCTGATAGGAACACGCAAGCAAGCAGAAAACTTTGCTTATCGACTCGAGCTAAACGGGCATAGGCGGCGATTGACTTGGGAAGCAACTCCTCGATCCATTCATGAGGGAATTGCAACAGCCATTATGAATAGTGACTGCCTAGTCTTTGACACCAGCATTGCACAGCTCTTTGCAGAAAATGGCAATTTAGGCATCAACGTAACTATATCCATGTGTTGA
- the SIAH1 gene encoding E3 ubiquitin-protein ligase SIAH1 isoform X1: MTGRSASSGPYSWKGVWSACLPGSKTCKGKEMSRQTATALPTGTSKCTPSQRVPALTGTTASNNDLASLFECPVCFDYVLPPILQCQSGHLVCSNCRPKLTCCPTCRGPLGSIRNLAMEKVANSVLFPCKYASSGCEITLPHTEKADHEELCEFRPYSCPCPGASCKWQGSLDAVMPHLMHQHKSITTLQGEDIVFLATDINLPGAVDWVMMQSCFGFHFMLVLEKQEKYDGHQQFFAIVQLIGTRKQAENFAYRLELNGHRRRLTWEATPRSIHEGIATAIMNSDCLVFDTSIAQLFAENGNLGINVTISMC; this comes from the exons ATGACGGGCAGATCTGCCTCCAGCGGGCCGTATTCCTGGAAGGGCGTCTGGTCTGCGTGCTTGCCGGGGAGTAAAACCTGCAAGGGGAAAG AAATGAGCCGTCAGACCGCTACAGCACTACCCACAGGTACCTCCAAGTGCACGCCATCGCAGAGGGTGCCCGCGCTGACGGGCACCACAGCTTCCAACAATGACTTGGCCAGTCTCTTTGAGTGTCCTGTGTGCTTTGACTATGTGCTGCCACCCATCCTGCAGTGTCAGAGTGGCCATCTGGTCTGTAGCAACTGTCGCCCCAAACTCACGTGCTGCCCCACTTGCCGAGGCCCGCTGGGCTCCATCCGTAACCTGGCTATGGAGAAAGTTGCCAATTCCGTACTATTCCCGTGTAAATACGCCTCTTCCGGCTGCGAGATAACTTTGccacacacagaaaaagcagaCCATGAGGAGCTGTGTGAGTTTAGGCCTTACTCTTGTCCCTGTCCCGGTGCTTCATGTAAATGGCAAGGCTCTCTGGATGCTGTCATGCCGCACCTGATGCATCAGCATAAGTCAATTACAACGCTGCAGGGAGAAGATATAGTGTTCCTGGCCACGGACATTAATCTTCCTGGTGCTGTTGACTGGGTTATGATGCAGTCTTGTTTTGGCTTTCATTTCATGCTAGTGTtggagaaacaggaaaagtaTGATGGTCACCAGCAGTTCTTTGCAATTGTACAGCTGATAGGAACACGCAAGCAAGCAGAAAACTTTGCTTATCGACTCGAGCTAAACGGGCATAGGCGGCGATTGACTTGGGAAGCAACTCCTCGATCCATTCATGAGGGAATTGCAACAGCCATTATGAATAGTGACTGCCTAGTCTTTGACACCAGCATTGCACAGCTCTTTGCAGAAAATGGCAATTTAGGCATCAACGTAACTATATCCATGTGTTGA